The following proteins come from a genomic window of Gemmatimonadaceae bacterium:
- a CDS encoding L-threonylcarbamoyladenylate synthase, whose amino-acid sequence MTDEQVRYLTVDPDRPDADIVRRAGELLRRGGLVAFPTETVYGLGANALDANAVARIFAAKGRPTYDPLIVHVLNAGVARAVAREWPDAAERLARAFWPGPLTLVVPKRRMIPDIVTAGLDTVGLRVPSHPVARAILEAATVPIAAPSANRFSELSPTRAEHVDRALGDRVDLIVDGGPTTVGIESTVVDVSGDRPVILRPGTIPSPELAAAIGALDIATLGGRDDSTQARRAPGMLDRHYAPRARLEVFSVGSRAAALAAAYAARGSTVGALLLAPLDGSAAQTVQMPNDPAAYARALYHALHTLDAAGCDVILVEAPPEGAAWAGVRDRLSRAARPAGA is encoded by the coding sequence CGCCGGAGAGTTGTTGCGGCGCGGCGGGCTCGTCGCCTTCCCGACAGAGACCGTTTACGGCCTCGGCGCGAACGCGTTGGACGCGAACGCGGTTGCGCGAATTTTCGCCGCCAAGGGACGTCCGACGTACGATCCATTGATCGTTCATGTACTAAACGCTGGAGTTGCTCGCGCGGTTGCACGCGAGTGGCCGGATGCGGCGGAGCGTCTGGCGAGAGCATTCTGGCCGGGGCCGCTGACGCTCGTGGTGCCCAAGCGGCGAATGATTCCCGACATCGTCACTGCCGGACTGGATACGGTGGGGCTGCGCGTTCCTTCGCATCCGGTGGCGCGCGCCATTCTCGAAGCGGCCACGGTGCCGATCGCCGCGCCGAGCGCGAATCGGTTCAGCGAATTGTCACCGACGCGGGCGGAACACGTGGACCGGGCGTTGGGCGATCGGGTCGATCTGATCGTGGATGGCGGCCCGACGACGGTGGGCATCGAGTCGACGGTGGTCGATGTTTCCGGTGACCGGCCGGTGATTCTGCGACCGGGGACCATTCCGTCGCCGGAGCTGGCCGCCGCGATCGGTGCGTTAGACATCGCGACGTTGGGCGGGCGGGACGACAGCACGCAAGCGCGCCGGGCACCCGGGATGCTGGACCGGCACTACGCTCCGCGCGCCCGGCTGGAAGTGTTCTCGGTCGGGTCGCGGGCGGCGGCCTTGGCGGCGGCCTACGCAGCGCGCGGCTCGACCGTCGGGGCGCTGCTGTTGGCGCCGTTGGACGGCAGCGCGGCCCAGACGGTGCAAATGCCTAACGATCCGGCGGCGTACGCGCGGGCGCTGTATCACGCGTTGCACACGCTCGATGCGGCGGGGTGCGATGTGATCCTCGTGGAAGCGCCACCGGAGGGCGCGGCGTGGGCCGGCGTCAGGGACCGGTTGTCGCGCGCCGCACGGCCGGCCGGCGCCTAA